A genomic stretch from Gemmatimonadota bacterium includes:
- a CDS encoding UDP-2,3-diacylglucosamine diphosphatase, producing MAELDFLVSDVHLGAVPRATEHAFLAFLRHVRAHGRSLLVAGDLFDFWFEYGSVIPGTHFRVLAALAELVEAGIPVTMLAGNHDAWGGRFLREQVGVAFHERVLRTRLAGRPALVVHGDGVGRGDLTYRLLKNVMRSRLAVAAFRALHPELGVRLARAVSSTERRLESDVVLRGRARFLEDWAVARLRQEPELGWVICGHAHVPALREVQPGRYYLNPGDWVRHRSYITVSAEGRPEVHDWGGAPPRGC from the coding sequence ATGGCGGAGCTGGATTTCCTGGTATCCGACGTGCACCTGGGGGCCGTGCCTAGGGCCACGGAGCACGCGTTCCTGGCGTTCCTCCGCCACGTCCGGGCGCACGGGCGGAGCCTGCTCGTGGCCGGAGACCTGTTCGACTTCTGGTTCGAGTACGGCAGCGTCATCCCGGGCACTCATTTCCGCGTGCTTGCGGCGCTGGCGGAGCTGGTCGAGGCGGGGATCCCGGTGACCATGCTGGCGGGGAACCACGATGCCTGGGGCGGGCGCTTCCTGCGCGAGCAAGTCGGGGTCGCGTTTCACGAGCGCGTGCTCCGAACACGTTTGGCGGGGCGGCCGGCGCTGGTGGTGCACGGGGACGGTGTCGGACGGGGGGACCTGACCTACCGGTTGCTCAAGAATGTCATGCGCAGCCGGCTGGCCGTGGCTGCTTTCCGCGCCTTGCATCCGGAGCTAGGCGTCAGGCTGGCGCGGGCGGTATCGAGCACAGAGCGGCGTCTGGAGAGCGATGTCGTACTGCGCGGTCGGGCGCGCTTCCTGGAAGACTGGGCCGTGGCCCGGCTAAGGCAGGAGCCGGAGCTCGGCTGGGTAATCTGCGGGCACGCCCATGTTCCCGCGCTCCGGGAAGTCCAGCCGGGCCGCTACTACCTAAACCCCGGCGATTGGGTGCGCCACCGCTCCTACATCACGGTGAGCGCGGAGGGCCGGCCGGAGGTGCACGATTGGGGCGGCGCACCTCCTCGCGGCTGCTGA
- a CDS encoding diacylglycerol kinase family lipid kinase has protein sequence MTAPLQVILNPVSGGGAGRRLRAELERELSARALEYTVIETSHRRHAQELARTAALQGAPAVVAAGGDGTVHEVANGLLDGRARGESATPALAVIPLGTGNDFAKLIPGVLQRGAPYDMIAAGHTRVFDVGRAEWPGGSEFFINGMGTGVDVEVVRQVERMPHLPGMVRYLVGLLRAVLGFRAIPLRIRLDEEWIEQRLMMIALGNGPCIGGGFYVCPAAVPDDGLLDVCLVRELRYGEIARVVPRVMRGTHGDLPQVTMRRARSIELHARDQQPLFFQLDGELREPPGARWLRVQVEPGALRVVSPAGAGGRS, from the coding sequence ATGACTGCGCCGCTGCAGGTGATTCTCAATCCCGTGTCCGGCGGAGGGGCGGGTCGGCGCTTGCGCGCCGAGCTGGAGCGGGAACTGAGCGCGCGCGCACTGGAATACACCGTCATTGAGACGAGCCATCGCAGGCACGCCCAGGAGCTGGCGCGTACGGCGGCCCTGCAGGGCGCGCCGGCCGTAGTAGCGGCCGGAGGCGATGGCACGGTGCACGAAGTCGCCAACGGTCTCCTGGACGGCCGTGCCAGGGGCGAGTCGGCGACGCCGGCGCTCGCCGTGATCCCCCTGGGGACCGGGAACGATTTTGCCAAACTCATACCGGGCGTGCTGCAGCGGGGCGCGCCCTACGACATGATTGCGGCCGGACACACCAGGGTGTTCGATGTTGGGCGCGCCGAATGGCCGGGCGGCAGCGAGTTCTTCATCAACGGCATGGGTACGGGCGTGGACGTCGAGGTGGTGCGGCAGGTCGAACGTATGCCGCACCTGCCGGGTATGGTACGCTATCTGGTCGGCCTGCTGCGGGCTGTCCTGGGGTTCCGCGCCATACCACTGCGGATTCGGTTGGACGAGGAGTGGATCGAGCAAAGGCTCATGATGATTGCCCTCGGCAATGGCCCCTGCATCGGTGGCGGGTTCTACGTCTGCCCGGCCGCTGTGCCGGATGACGGCCTGCTGGACGTGTGCCTGGTCCGGGAGCTCCGGTACGGGGAGATCGCCCGCGTTGTCCCGCGCGTGATGCGCGGAACCCATGGCGACCTGCCGCAGGTGACCATGCGCCGCGCGCGCAGCATCGAGCTCCACGCCCGCGACCAGCAGCCACTCTTCTTTCAGCTCGATGGCGAGCTGCGTGAGCCGCCCGGCGCCCGGTGGCTTCGCGTCCAGGTGGAACCCGGGGCGCTGCGCGTCGTATCGCCGGCCGGAGCCGGCGGCCGGTCGTGA
- a CDS encoding glutamate racemase produces the protein MSDLASRPIGVFDSGIGGLTVVRELFAQLPGESVLYFGDTARVPYGPKSAETVQRYARESTAFLLQRGVKMVVIACNTATAHAGDLLAAELPVPVVGVIEPGARAAARETRTRRIGVVGTAGTVASGAYQAAVHRLLPDAQVFAQPCPLFVPIVEEGWVEHEAARLIARDYLNPLRRTGLDVLILGCTHYPLLRPLLASILGPSITLVDSARETAAEVRRTLETRALLRREAAPPLHAFVASDSPARFREVGRRFLGDRIRQVEQVDVDGYGRAA, from the coding sequence ATGAGCGACCTCGCGTCCCGGCCGATTGGGGTGTTCGACTCCGGGATCGGCGGCCTGACCGTCGTGCGCGAGTTGTTCGCCCAGCTTCCGGGGGAGTCCGTTCTCTATTTCGGCGATACCGCGCGCGTGCCCTACGGCCCGAAATCCGCCGAGACAGTTCAACGCTACGCGCGGGAGTCCACCGCCTTTCTGCTGCAACGCGGCGTGAAGATGGTGGTAATCGCCTGCAACACGGCCACGGCACACGCCGGCGACCTGCTGGCCGCCGAGCTGCCCGTGCCGGTGGTGGGCGTCATCGAGCCGGGTGCGCGTGCGGCCGCTAGGGAGACACGCACCAGGCGCATCGGCGTCGTGGGCACGGCAGGCACAGTGGCATCCGGCGCCTACCAGGCCGCCGTCCACAGGCTCCTGCCCGACGCTCAGGTCTTCGCTCAGCCCTGCCCGCTCTTCGTGCCGATCGTCGAGGAAGGGTGGGTCGAGCACGAGGCGGCGCGCCTCATTGCGCGCGACTACCTGAATCCGCTCCGCAGAACCGGCCTCGACGTCCTCATCCTGGGCTGCACGCACTACCCGCTGCTGCGCCCCCTTCTCGCCAGCATCCTGGGGCCATCCATTACCCTCGTGGACTCGGCGCGTGAGACGGCCGCCGAGGTGCGCCGGACCCTGGAAACCCGTGCGCTGCTGCGCCGGGAAGCCGCGCCGCCGCTCCACGCCTTTGTGGCCAGCGACTCGCCTGCCCGCTTCCGGGAAGTGGGCCGCCGCTTCCTCGGCGACCGCATCCGGCAGGTGGAGCAGGTGGACGTGGACGGGTACGGCCGGGCCGCCTGA